A window of Apium graveolens cultivar Ventura chromosome 8, ASM990537v1, whole genome shotgun sequence contains these coding sequences:
- the LOC141678526 gene encoding uncharacterized protein LOC141678526: MSIAFETNNMIDRPGFVDRMPFKPIYNPSDSGRFTGDRTAIDRSEDADSSSSSSIGNNSDVSNGSSSLSDGEDESRGDNEVQSRFKGPLDCLDSLEEVLPIKRGISSFYSGKSKSYTSLADISSCSSVKDIAKKEDAYTRKRKNMLAHSNHWNKSRILENSSSGMSKRLANSSRSSLALSAMTSSSESNNNSQFVGSNLVSHIPCLPPLPPHVRRSKSPNNESPASPPTPVRKFSPWRSFSLSDLQHSATSTTASTALVIDNQSVD; the protein is encoded by the exons ATGTCGATCGCATTCGAAACCAACAACATGATCGACCGGCCAGGCTTCGTTGATCGGATGCCGTTCAAACCGATCTACAATCCCTCCGATTCCGGCCGTTTCACCGGCGATCGGACGGCGATTGACCGATCTGAGGATGCGGACTCGTCTAGCTCGTCTTCAATTGGGAACAACAGTGACGTCAGCAATGGATCATCATCATTATCGGACGGTGAGGATGAATCAAGAGGTGATAATGAAGTTCAGAGTCGTTTTAAAGGTCCTCTTGATTGCTTGGATTCACTCGAAGAAGTTTTGCCTATAAA GAGAGGCATATCAAGTTTTTATAGTGGCAAATCGAAGTCTTACACAAGTCTAGCTGATATATCGTCTTGTTCATCGGTTAAAGACATTGCAAAAAAGGAAGATGCCTACACTAGGAAGCGGAAGAACATGCTTGCTCATAGTAATCATTGGAATAAGAGTCGCATTTTAGAAAACAGTAGCAGTGGCATGTCAAAGAGGCTTGCTAACTCCAGTAGAAGTTCTTTAGCTTTGTCTGCTATGACAAGTAGCTCGGAGAGCAATAATAACAGTCAATTTGTTGGTTCAAATTTAGTATCACATATTCCCTGTTTGCCACCTCTGCCCCCGCATGTTAGAAGATCAAAATCGCCTAATAATGAATCACCAGCATCACCTCCAACACCTGTACGGAAATTTTCTCCCTGGAGGTCTTTCTCTCTTTCCGATTTGCAACATTCTGCAACTTCTACTACTGCCTCAACTGCATTGGTAATTGATAATCAAAGTGTGGACTGA